A region of Allocoleopsis franciscana PCC 7113 DNA encodes the following proteins:
- the tgt gene encoding tRNA guanosine(34) transglycosylase Tgt, which produces MEQQTIQFSFKCQASCSQTKARAGVFVTPHGLVETPKFMPVGTLATVKTLTPAQLETAGAQMVLANTYHLHLQPGEGIVNQAGGLHRFMGWKGPMLTDSGGFQVFSLSKIRTISEEGVTFRSPRDGRMINLTPERSIEIQNTLGADVIMAFDECPPYPAERSEVEAATERTYRWLKRCIDAHARPTEQALFGIVQGGVYLDLRRAAAESLVSLDLPGYAIGGVSVGEPAELIHEIVDATAPYLPVDKPRYLMGVGTYREMVRAIAAGVDLFDCVIPTRLGRHGAALVQGERWNLKNARFREDFTPLDATCPCYGCQNFTRAYLNHLVRCKEVLGFMLLSLHNVTELIRFTQHIREAILSDRFTTEFAHWLNRETGQP; this is translated from the coding sequence TTGGAACAACAGACAATTCAGTTTTCCTTTAAATGTCAGGCGTCCTGTAGCCAGACAAAAGCCCGTGCTGGTGTTTTTGTTACGCCTCATGGTTTGGTCGAGACGCCCAAGTTCATGCCCGTAGGCACCTTGGCAACGGTTAAAACCCTAACGCCAGCACAGCTAGAAACGGCTGGAGCACAAATGGTTCTGGCGAATACTTATCATCTCCACCTGCAACCGGGAGAAGGAATCGTCAATCAAGCCGGTGGGTTGCATCGGTTCATGGGTTGGAAGGGGCCGATGCTCACCGACTCCGGTGGCTTCCAGGTGTTTAGCTTGAGTAAAATCCGTACCATCTCGGAAGAAGGTGTAACGTTTCGCTCACCTCGCGATGGACGGATGATCAACCTGACACCAGAGCGTTCGATTGAAATTCAGAATACCTTGGGGGCAGATGTGATCATGGCATTTGATGAGTGCCCCCCTTACCCGGCTGAACGCTCAGAAGTCGAGGCGGCAACCGAACGAACCTACCGCTGGCTGAAGCGCTGTATTGACGCTCATGCCCGCCCTACGGAGCAAGCGCTGTTTGGGATTGTACAGGGCGGTGTTTACCTGGATTTACGTCGTGCCGCCGCTGAGTCTTTGGTATCGTTAGATTTACCCGGTTATGCCATCGGTGGCGTGAGTGTGGGTGAACCGGCTGAGCTGATTCACGAGATTGTAGATGCTACTGCACCTTATTTACCCGTCGATAAGCCTCGTTATCTGATGGGGGTGGGGACATATAGGGAAATGGTACGTGCGATTGCCGCCGGCGTAGACTTATTTGATTGCGTAATTCCCACACGATTGGGGCGTCATGGTGCGGCGTTGGTGCAGGGAGAACGCTGGAACTTGAAAAATGCTCGATTTCGGGAAGATTTCACGCCTCTAGATGCCACTTGCCCTTGCTATGGTTGCCAGAACTTTACTCGCGCTTACTTGAATCATTTGGTGCGATGCAAGGAAGTTCTCGGCTTCATGTTACTCTCGCTGCATAACGTTACTGAACTGATTCGCTTCACACAACACATTCGGGAGGCGATTTTAAGCGATCGCTTTACTACAGAGTTTGCTCATTGGCTCAATCGGGAAACGGGACAACCTTGA